The Gasterosteus aculeatus chromosome 8, fGasAcu3.hap1.1, whole genome shotgun sequence genome has a window encoding:
- the kif14 gene encoding kinesin-like protein KIF14, producing the protein MSLFSVQARKHTAYYDHLMATSASRTPGRERKATDATGSKTEATSEDSASEAGGRSSDKSRQLNRTYVLSALSKSGSGPPASYRSRLTLQRRSRRKSGSGRADKTMVGSDLDSTPAPEKRPSLQRRTRAPSVDKIARGVSGTTTPKVLSEPNGRTASVFRSASLRETACKSRGREAAGASATPGKLAPSHALSSSSASSTSRRPEVSQAQTFETPTKKTPFEKIASKRDVFERLAGRDAAKPGALKSASVARPKAQNQHAEDPKPVPAPRAGKASSAKPHAAVQPRKTSTPGHRRDATPAAGFRTSVQHAAAPPAATEQLLSGPGEAPEPQDSFKMENSAVTVAVRVRPFNAREKAEKALQVIFMNGQETAVKHPDSKQSYTFNYDFSFCSVDECDPAFASQQTVYETLAKPLLLRALEGFNTCLFAYGQTGSGKSYTMMGFGEEEGVIPRFCQELFTRLSPMLDEEVTCHVEMSYFEVYNEKIHDLLVTRDEPNQRTMPLRVREHPVHGPYVADLSTNIVSSYNDIQGWLKLGNKQRATAATGMNDKSSRSHSVFTLIMTQTQTEFVEGEEHDHSITSRINLVDLAGSERCNSAGTSGDRLREGASINKSLLTLGKVISALSEQALTRKKVFIPYRESVLTWLLKESLGGNSKTAMIATLSPAGSNVEESLSTLRYAQQARTIINVAKVNEDTSAKLIRELKAEVEKLRAAQMSSQGVQPERVRSFQQEIAGLRNKLCQQEREMVEANRAWREKLEQAEIRKREETKELQKAGAAFKVDNRLPNLVNLNEDPQLSEMLLYMIKEGRTTVGKLKSDSKHDIQLTGALIADQHCVIINTQGIVSLTPTNNAKTFVNGNLISESTVLHHGDRVILGGDHYFRFNHPAEVQSGKRVSCWTGAGDGHKDFEFAKNELLAAQRAQLEAEIEEAHLKAKEEMMQGIQVAKEVAQKELSDQKLLYEDRIRALEKELNEETGRKRQQELDQQRVASQMAELKNANLELEQEVDTHKKRVRLHMEAQAMEEHRVCQAKIVDALEAEKKKISKELQEMQNKRALRENHTLQNVSPQWDAMKLSLMIEEANKISAKLKKTTVFSRHESSEKENRNHGGLLQVRVQNIKLGISTFWSLDKFQNNIAAMRELDQGDATAKDDDVFYDPDDEWEQDISASSASASSFSRRRSRSLLKSRRISGRLYEIRVHPIQSLHNGPSQSAGLMGAAKPPSTHSRSIDSAVPGICKELIGQSVSRLRGSGGTEDGMAERLASDLHLMYAAVQTISDIYDSLDDDSEENVFLCNSVALTQLVKATVAVESTVRVTAQWLASVKPSSGQLYNVAEELKSQVKKMGGFSQLLIQGCESEITSMVTEARRKSSQCLDAALLALSHLAAVTGIPLNAVEGGPQDTGKSFVMCLVRGTSMGVGSLLEESLSISREMLREAQLAYPRNPLLQGLKSKVPDLARALQNYMHCHTERETGKEEEEEEEEEGASATHLQRLKTTVTKMFQLKQAIRQLHSCLSTALRGKDSDSNLSSCTETISSSAKAVGELITGLSEEKALTPSVMAARDELHFALQSLSSWSQQVAGENRTPVDPDNGTEDKSLRKETHSAIRNRVVSKVVYCLPPGASLKGTLHWV; encoded by the exons ATGTCGTTATTTAGTGTTCAGGCGAGGAAGCACACCGCTTATTATGACCATCTGATGGCAACGTCCGCTTCCAGGACGCCCGGCCGAGAGCGTAAAGCGACGGACGCAACGGGAAGCAAAACGGAGGCAACGTCCGAGGACTCTGCGAGCGAAGCCGGTGGTCGGTCCTCTGACAAGAGCCGACAGCTAAACAGGACGTATGTCCTCTCCGCGCTGTCCAAAAGCGGCAGCGGGCCTCCGGCGTCTTACCGCAGCCGACTCACACTGCAGAGGAGGTCGAGGAGGAAGAGCGGCTCCGGCAGAGCGGACAAAACCATGGTGGGAAGCGACTTGGACAGCACGCCTGCTCCGGAGAAGAGACCGAGTCTGCAGCGCAGAACCAGGGCGCCCTCGGTGGATAAAATCGCGCGCGGGGTGAGCGGCACCACGACGCCGAAAGTCCTGAGCGAACCGAACGGCAGGACGGCGAGCGTGTTCCGGTCCGCGAGTTTGAGGGAAACGGCGTGCAAAAGCAGAGGAAGGGAAGCCGCTGGCGCGTCAGCGACTCCGGGGAAACTAGCGCCCAGCCACGcgctctcttcctcctcggcgTCTTCAACGAGTAGGCGGCCGGAGGTCAGTCAGGCCCAGACGTTCGAAACCCCGACTAAAAAGACCCCGTTTGAGAAAATCGCCTCCAAGAGAGACGTGTTCGAGAGACTGGCGGGCAGAGACGCTGCCAAACCAGGGGCGCTCAAATCCGCGAGTGTCGCGAGGCCCAAAGCCCAGAACCAGCACGCGGAAGACCCCAAACCGGTCCCCGCCCCTCGGGCCGGCAAGGCGTCCTCGGCTAAGCCCCACGCCGCCGTGCAGCCCAGGAAGACCTCCACCCCGGGTCACAGGAGAGACGCGACCCCAGCAGCAGGATTTCGGACCTCCGTCCAACATGCTGCCGCTCCCCCGGCGGCCACCGAGCAGCTCCTGTCCGGTCCCGGCGAGGCGCCGGAGCCGCAGGATTCATTCAAGATGGAAAACAGCGCAGTGACGGTGGCGGTCCGCGTGCGTCCTTTCAACGCCAG GGAGAAGGCGGAGAAGGCGTTGCAGGTCATCTTCATGAACGGCCAGGAGACGGCTGTCAAGCATCCGGATTCCAAACAGAGCTACACTTTCAACTACGACTTCTCCTTCTGCTCGGTGGACGAGTGCGACCCCGCCTTCGCCAGCCAGCAGACGGTGTACGAGACCCTGGCCAAGCCCCTGTTGTTGAGGGCCCTCGAAGGATTCAACACCTGCCTGTTTGCTTACGGCCAAACGGGCTCCGGGAAGTCGTACAC GATGATGGGCTTcggagaagaggaaggggtGATACCACGATTCTGCCAGGAGCTTTTTACTAGATTGTCACCCATGTTAGACGAAGAG GTGACGTGTCACGTGGAGATGAGCTATTTTGAGGTGTACAACGAGAAGATCCATGACCTGCTGGTGACCAGAGATGAACCAAACCAGAGGACGATGCCT CTGAGGGTGAGGGAACATCCGGTCCATGGTCCCTACGTGGCTGACCTCTCCAC GAATATTGTGAGCTCCTACAATGACATTCAG GGTTGGCTCAAGCTGGGAAACAAGCAGAGAGCCACAGCAGCGACCGGAATGAATGACAAGAGCTCCAGATCTCACTCCGTCTTCACCCTGATTATGACGCAGACTCAG actgAGTTTGTGGAGGGCGAAGAACATGACCACAGCATCACTAGCAGGATCAACCTGGTGGACCTGGCCGGCAGCGAGCGCTGTAATTCAGCCGGGACGAGTGGAGACCGACTcagg GAGGGTGCTAGCATCAACAAGTCGTTGCTTACCCTCGGAAAGGTCATCTCTGCCCTGTCGGAACAAGCACTGACGAGGAAGAAGGTCTTCATACCGTACAGAGAGTCTGTCCTGACATG gctgTTGAAAGAGAGCCTCGGTGGGAACTCCAAGACGGCCATGATCGCCACGCTGAGCCCAGCCGGCAGCAATGTGGAGGAAAGCCTGAGCACTCTGCGCTACGCCCAGCAGGCCCGCACCATCATCAACGTGGCCAAAGTCAATGAGGACACCAGCGCCAAGCTGATCAGAG AGCTGAAGGCGGAGGTGGAGAAGCTGCGAGCCGCCCAGATGAGCTCCCAGGGCGTCCAACCAGAGAGGGTCCGGTCGTTCCAGCAGGAGATCGCCGGCCTGAGGAACAAACTCTGTCagcaagagagagaaatggtTGAGGCCAACCG GGCGTGGAGGGAGAAGCTGGAGCAAGCTGAAATCCGCAAACGCGAAGAGACCAAAGAGTTGCAG AAAGCAGGTGCGGCATTCAAAGTGGACAATCGTCTGCCCAACCTGGTGAACCTGAACGAGGATCCTCAGCTGTCCGAGATGCTCCTCTACATGATCAAAGAGGGTCGAACCACAGTGGGCAAGCTCAAGTCTGATTCAAAGCATGACATCCAGCTGACAGGAGCCCTCATCGCTGACCAACACTG tgTAATAATCAACACCCAGGGCATCGTCAGCCTCACTCCTACCAACAATGCCAAGACGTTTGTTAATGGAAACCTCATATCTGAATCCACTGTCCTACACCAT GGCGACAGGGTGATTCTTGGTGGAGACCATTACTTCCGCTTCAACCATCCAGCAGAGGTGCAGTCTGGGAAGCGGGTGTCGTGCTGGACAGGCGCCGGCGACGGTCACAAAGACTTTGAATTTGCCAAAAATGAGCTACTCGCGGCTCAAAGAGCTCA GCTGGAGGCAGAAATTGAAGAAGCCCATTTGAAGGCGAAAGAGGAGATGATGCAGGGAATTCAGGTGGCTAAAGAGGTGGCCCAGAAAGAGCTGTCAGACCAGAAGCTGCTTTATGAGGACCGGATCAGAGCACTGGAGAAAGAGCTG AACGAGGAGACTGGGCGGAAGCGGCAGCAGGAGTTGGACCAGCAGAGGGTGGCCAGCCAGATGGCTGAGCTGAAAAATGCCAATCTGGAGCTGGAGCAGGAAGTGGACACCCACAAGAAACGCGTCCGCCTGCACATGGAGGCCCAG GCGATGGAGGAACACCGTGTGTGTCAAGCGAAGATTGTCGATGCCTtggaggcagagaaaaaaaagatcagcaAAGAGCTTCAAGAGATGCAGAATAAAAGAGCTTTAAGGGAAAACCACACTCTCCAAAATG TCTCACCACAGTGGGATGCCATGAAGTTGTCCTTGATGATTGAGGAAGCTAATAAGATTAGTGCTAAACTGAAGAAAACCACAGTCTTCAGCAG ACACGAAAGCTCTGAAAAGGAAAACCGGAACCATGGTGGTCTGCTGCAGGTGCGGGTCCAAAACATAAAGCTGGGGATCTCCACCTTCTGGAGCCTGGACAAGTTCCAAAACAACATCGCTGCCATGAGGGAGCTGGATCAG GGGGATGCCACCGCTAAAGATGACGATGTGTTTTATGACCCCGATGATGAGTGGGAGCAAGATATATCGGCCTCCTCTGCTtctgcctcctccttctcccgccGAAG gagccggagcttgttgAAAAGTAGGAGAATCTCCGGCCGTCTCTACGAGATCCGGGTCCATCCCATTCAGAGCCTCCACAACGGCCCCTCCCAGTCTGCTG GTTTGATGGGCGCGGCCAAACCGCCCTCCACTCATTCCCGCAGCATAGACTCTGCCGTGCCCGGCATCTGCAAAGAGCTGATTGGTCAGTCAGTGTCCCGTCTGCGGGGCAGCGGCGGGACGGAGGACGGCATGGCAGAAAGGCTGGCGTCGGATCTACACCTGATGTATGCGGCGGTCCAAACCATATCTGACATATACGATAGTCTGGATGATGACAGTGAAGAGAACG TGTTTCTGTGTAACTCGGTGGCCCTGACTCAGCTGGTCAAGGCCACGGTGGCCGTGGAGAGTACGGTGCGTGTGACCGCGCAGTGGTTGGCCAGCGTTAAACCCTCCTCCGGCCAACTCTACAACGTcgctgaggagctcaagagcCAAGTCAAGAAGATGGGAGGGTTCTCCCAGCTACTCATTCAA GGATGTGAGTCGGAGATCACCTCGATGGTGACGGAGGCCCGGAGGAAGAGCAGCCAGTGCCTGGACGCAGCGTTGTTGGCACTCAGCCACCTGGCGGCGGTGACCGGCATCCCGTTGAATGCTGTGGAGGGGGGGCCCCAGGACACGGGCAAG TCATTTGTCATGTGTCTGGTGAGGGGGACCAGCATGGGCGTCGGCTCTCTCTTGGAGGAAAGCCTCTCCATCAGCAGGGAAATGCTGAGAGAGGCTCAACTGGCCTACCCAAGGAACCCA CTGCTGCAGGGCCTGAAATCTAAGGTGCCTGATTTAGCCCGTGCGCTACAGAACTACATGCATTGCCACACG GAGAGAGAaacggggaaggaggaggaggaggaggaggaggaggagggggcctcAGCAACCCATTTGCAGAGACTGAAGACTACGGTGACCAAGATGTTCCAACTGAAGCAGGCCATCAGACAGCTGCATTCCTGTCTATCTACTGCCCTCCGAG GAAAAGACAGCGACTCCAACCtcagcagctgcacagagacGATCTCCTCCTCGGCCAAAGCCGTTGGTGAGCTAATCACCGGTCTGTCCGAGGAAAAAGCGTTGACGCCGAGTGTCATGGCTGCTCGCGACGAGCTTCATTTTGCCCTCCAGTCCCTGTCCTCCTGGAGCCAACAGGTTGCAGGAGAGAACCGGACCCCTGTGGATCCTGACAATGGCACGGAGGATAAATCATTGAGAAAAGAAACTCACAGTGCCATAAGAAATCGAGTCGTGAGTAAGGTAGTGTACTGTCTGCCTCCGGGTGCGTCGTTAAAGGGCACCCTGCACTGGGTGTGa